The following are from one region of the Lytechinus pictus isolate F3 Inbred chromosome 4, Lp3.0, whole genome shotgun sequence genome:
- the LOC129259123 gene encoding adenylate kinase 9-like isoform X29: protein MEILKTMAENEEETNLPQFGAPTPSVTIDMLETRPNTHILLDSVTPAAGEGVHRGGSRLDPAGGAVSRALSVVSGSNAQESHISDMIKRMEEDPFDEDQTELRFLHSKPTCFIILGKPGVGKTTLAKRLAQAWRCQMVNVTELMLQHINLQTEMGVRLQEILHKGGAVPEELAVKLIEDKINSPEVAHHGYVLDDFPCVNEEYMNASDQLEFIKNWKLKPDFIINLRIPDEDLEMRRIGQRVDSLNNTLYAQDVWNPEKPEPQQKKGGGEDEEEEDEEEEEEEEPEMNLDPEMGEEEKIELTMEIIERLVQRPEDLKPHAAESIDAYKDKLLKMFEDYMADHDQQYLIEMDGNKTAPFLFRELMNKLNTYILRRAAVPIRLQNAEEEDIPDDIETEELMRTLGGTNLVAPRYRWRRSKWARACPVELQKGNVVQGKPEFAVGFLDKIYVMSGPDAMETFLKNPRPYLVSPQPRPPCKLCVVGPPLSGKTSLCHLLSHKFNARVLDVNELIKSRMESHKGKQIELAKQEAIESAVATIKAKLREKEETGSEGDGPDDHDDAPEEKSRIKAAEETEGEAEASEEKEEEGETTAQDSVTGVTEGDGTETIAASQHPTEDLSTITGVAPTVSQISEDVDENHPEVIQMVEAAVKEAEKLSYPIGADQYADCVEEAVVEIHRELRKKDPNGPGAGGWIIDNFPQSRDHWTVLLDRGLAPDEVICLKDSSENGLYLMKRWYRLNRDEVDTKARERKEAEEREKQRVLDDARIQEELEKEEAAKAAAAAVEEGGDEDAAKTQEEKPEGEKEEGDQEGEAEGEKDGEKDGEAAGEGGAGGGEEGEASPTSGGGVEGDAAPGVSDGEQKPKEGTTTDADLTTTVTSYEEKAKTEEEEEEEDKPPPVPVPEEDPLPPDGPETSKFKDQRNEFEREWPSIQALLTGTINLDPIQIEIENKKTEDIIKESHTMVELPYTYRPWEYNSIDMDEEDEDAAAEADEEGDEMEEEEDEEVTKNKKKQFGDTKHFCPVALKEKFVLWPSNPEIAAKYREKVYYCSNPEARDKFIAEPTTFVAKGRPFQPPPVRLLMLGPKGAGKSLHARAMADKLGLFHISFKDRLQELIIKKTKKKIGPEFEEEEEEPEEEEPEEEEPVEGLKDGIPVVSEPNDAAAAEQTEEDNEEGGEEEQEVELNEFEENIKGNLMGDESLSIDSLEKIIPDWWNLEPYKSTGFILEGFPRTSEEAQFMAENGFFPDAAILLNVEDSDITSRMLPPKLEKWRKRRDRRVARREKRKAKKKKEREEAIKKRRQELISEADDRKAKRQAQRAADRDSDDSEPSDEEGFDDEEEEDIEAMLAEEFEEEEEEEEEEEELEEDAVERLKNEIGEVYDDDTSRIAGLQETLDEIMIPRMELNGGRKPHIVRFTLEQSLRPVQEFRESLFEKVYPIREMVARKMLQIGYKHQSRFGRWCPVKLLEGDCIQPMQGHTYPTFPAVYRQHIYFMSTPQAREEFVMHPLKYLKQPSPKPVVPVRMAIIGPPKSGKTSLANRFASDYGMMRLSIGEAVRFILTQQPKTQLAKLINAQIKKGIPLPDELAIRALEVNLLDTRSSTRGYVLDGYPVSKHQVDLMTEHGIIPVVILELSVDSRELMVRGMKDRHSSERLLPLHDSAQILALKIAAWQKEITSVREYYKETHKNWVSVTGEKSKWWVWNRAADHSKDSVRRIQDYLQRISEGKAASIADMCITPKEFFSRLGDFGQYCPVSLAKDGELVDCAGQINLDNAAEFRGRYYKMENPEKVKEFLARPELYVPPQAPRALPPPELLPKRRTAIDAKKMFPMQIELQGYCPVTYLDGKLRYEAILPGNPDLIVEYRENMYCFDSEEKLQKFMRYPERYYNLKLPHKLPPRKDPLLVTSLPMLGYMEQTISTAITKALTATGCFKPKFPFVSPSRSALLYLAFHLKAYNPKSSDYVRKKYRKKLDQFEEHCELIRYLGNQMGPRSRSPKELPIDFDHKMLLFLNLKGREPTPSTLVAM, encoded by the exons ATGGAGATCTTGAAAACTATGGCGGAGAACGAG GAAGAAACAAATTTACCCCAGTTTGGGGCCCCAACCCCAAGTGTAACAATAGACATGTTAGAGACCCGTCCAAACACCCATATTCTGCTGGATTCAGTGACACCAGCAGCTGGAGAGGGGGTGCACAGAGGAGGTAGTAGGCTAGACCCTGCAGGCGGTGCTGTGAGCAGGGCATTGAGTGTCGTTAGTGGAAGCAATGCACAGGAAAGTCACATCTCGGATATGATCAAACGTATGGAGGAAGATCCCTTTGATGAAGACCAG ACTGAGCTTCGTTTCCTCCACTCTAAGCCCACATGTTTCATCATCCTGGGTAAACCTGGTGTTGGTAAGACCACCTTAGCCAAGAGGTTAGCCCAGGCATGGAGATGTCAGATGGTGAATGTAACGGAGTTGATGCTCCAGCATATTAACCTCCAGACGGAGATGGGTGTAAGACTCCAGGAGATCCTTCATAAAGGTGGAGCAGTCCCAGAGGAGCTTGCCGTCAAGCTGATAGAGGATAAGATTAACTCGCCAGAGGTGGCACATCATG GTTATGTTTTGGATGATTTCCCCTGTGTAAATGAAGAGTACATGAATGCTTCAGATCAATTAGAATTTATCAAGAATTGGAAACTTAAACCAGATTTCATCATCAACTTGAGG ATACCTGATGAAGACCTTGAGATGAGGCGGATTGGACAACGAGTAGATTCACTAAACAACACACTGTATGCACAGGATGTATGGAACCCTGAGAAACCAGAACCACAGCAGaagaaaggaggaggagaagatgaagaggaggaagatgaagaagaggaggaggaagaagaaccAGAAATGAATCTAGACCCTGAAATG ggagaggaagagaagaTTGAATTGACGATGGAGATTATTGAGAGATTGGTTCAGAGACCTGAAGATCTTAAGCCCCATGCCGCTGAGAGTATCGATGCTTACAAAGATAAACTACTCAAGATGTTTGAG GATTATATGGCAGATCATGATCAGCAATACCTGATTGAGATGGACGGGAACAAAACGGCTCCTTTCCTCTTCAGAGAACTCATGAACAAACTCAATACCTACATCCTCCGTCGGGCTGCCGTACCAATCCGCCTCCAGAACGCTGAGGAAGAAGACATCCCTGACGATATTGAGACAGAAGAACTTATGAGGACATTGGGCGGGACCAATTTGGTTGCCCCAAGATACAGGTGGAGGAGGAGCAAGTGGGCGAGGGCGTGTCCTGTTGAGCTCCAGAAAGGGAATGTTGTCCAGGGAAAGCCGGAATTCGCAGTTGG ATTCTTGGATAAGATCTATGTAATGTCAGGCCCTGATGCTATGGAGACCTTCTTGAAGAACCCTCGTCCATACCTAGTTAGTCCTCAGCCTAGACCTCCATGTAAGCTGTGCGTAGTAGGACCACCTCTTTCAGGGAAGACATCGCTGTGTCATCTGCTCTCTCACAAGTTCAATGCAAGG GTACTAGATGTGAATGAACTAATCAAATCACGGATGGAGTCTCACAAAGGCAAGCAGATTGAACTAGCTAAACAAGAAGCCATAGAGTCAGCTGTAGCAACAATCAAAGCCAAACtcagagaaaaggaagaaa CTGGATCGGAAGGGGATGGTCCTGATGATCACGATGATGCCCCTGAAG AGAAATCAAGAATAAAGGCGGCTGAAGAAACTGAAGGAGAAGCTGAGGCTTcagaggagaaagaagaagaag GCGAGACCACTGCCCAGGATTCTGTTACAGGAGTGACTGAAGGAGACGGTACAGAGACCATTGCTGCGTCACAGCATCCCACCGAAGACCTGTCTACCATTACCGGGGTTGCTCCTACTGTATCACAGATATCTGAAGATGTGGATGAAAACCACCCAGAG GTGATCCAAATGGTAGAAGCTGCAGTGAAGGAAGCTGAGAAGCTCTCCTATCCCATAGGTGCTGATCAGTATGCAGACTGTGTAGAGGAAGCTGTAGTTGAGATACATAGAGAACTCAGAAAGAAAGATCCTAATGGACCTGG TGCTGGTGGATGGATCATTGATAACTTCCCTCAATCCCGGGACCACTGGACAGTCTTGCTTGACCGTGGTCTGGCCCCTGATGAGGTCATCTGCCTCAAGGACAGCAGTGAGAACGGTCTTTACCTGATGAAGCGATGGTACAGACTCAACAGAGATGAGGTGGACACCAAGGCGAGAGAGAGGAAAGAagcagaagagagagagaaacaaaggGTCTTAGACGATGCAAG GATACAAGAGGAACTTGAGAAGGAAGAAGCGGCTAAAGCAGCAGCAGCGGCAGTAGAAGAgggtggtgatgaagatg CAGCAAAAACGCAGGAAGAGAAAcctgaaggagaaaaagaagaaggagaccAAGAAGGAGAAGCAGAAGGAGAAAAGGATGGAGAGAAGGATGGAGAGGCAGCTGGAGAAGGAGGAGCAGGAGGTGGAGAGGAAGGAGAAG CTTCTCCCACTTCTGGTGGAGGGGTGGAGGGTGATGCAGCACCGGGCGTGTCTGATGGTGAACAAAAACCCAAAG AAGGCACTACAACTGATGCAGACCTTACTACTACTGTAACTTCTTATGAAGAAAAAG CTAAGActgaggaagaagaagaggaagaggataAACCTCCTCCTGTTCCTGTCCCTGAAGAAGACCCTCTTCCTCCCGATGGTCCAGAGACAAGCAAGTTCAAAGATCAGAGGAATGAGTTTGAGAGAGAGTGGCCGTCCATCCAAGCTCTACTCACAGGAACTATCAACCTTGATCCGATCCAGATAGAGATTGAGAACAAGAAGACTGAGGATATCATCAAGGAATCACATACCATGGTGGAAC TACCGTACACCTACAGACCATGGGAGTATAATAGTATTGATATGGATGAAGAGGATGAAGATGCAGCAGCTGAAGCTGATGAGGAGGGAGATGAGATGGAGGAAGAAGAG gaTGAGGAAGTCACTAAGAATAAGAAGAAGCAGTTTGGTGATACCAAGCACTTCTGTCCTGTAGCTCTGAAGGAGAAGTTTGTCCTATGGCCTAGTAACCCAGAGATAGCAGCTAAGTACAGGGAGAAGGTCTACTACTGTTCCAACCCAGAGGCTAGGGATAAGTTCATCGCTGAACCAACCACGTTTGTGGCTAAAGGAAGGCCGTTTCAG CCTCCTCCAGTTCGGCTGTTAATGCTTGGCCCCAAGGGTGCAGGCAAGTCCCTCCATGCAAGAGCTATGGCAGACAAACTAGGCCTGTTCCACATCAGCTTCAAAGATCGGCTCCAGGAACTCATCATCAAGAAGACCAAGAAGAAGATAGGACCAGAGtttgaagaggaggaggaggagccaGAAGAGGAAGAGCCAGAAGAGGAAGAGCCAGTAGAAGGACTGAAGGATGGAATACCAGTTGTATCAGAACCAAATGATG CTGCTGCTGCAGAACAGACTGAGGAGGACAATGAAGAAGGG GGAGAGGAGGAGCAGGAGGTGGAGTTGAATGAGTTTGAAGAGAACATCAAGGGTAACCTAATGGGTGATGAATCACTCAGCATAGACTCACTGGAGAAGATTATACCAGACTGGTGGAATTTAGAACCTTACAA ATCAACTGGTTTCATCTTGGAAGGGTTCCCTCGCACCTCCGAGGAAGCTCAATTCATGGCTGAAAATGGCTTTTTCCCAGACGCTGCTATCCTGCTCAATGTAGAAGATTCAGACATCACAAGCAGAATGCTCCCGCCCAAGCTGGAGAAATGGCGTAAGCGACGTGATCGCAGGGTGGCACGGAGAGAGAAGCGTAAGgccaagaagaagaaggagcGAGAGGAGGCGATCAAGAAGCGACGACAAGAACTCATCTCAGAGGCGGATGATAGGAAAGCAAAGAGACAG GCTCAGAGAGCAGCAGATAGAGACAGCGATGACTCAGAACCATCAGATGAAGAAGGGTTTGATGATGAGGAAGAGGAAGATATCGAGGCTATGCTGGCTGAAGAGTttgaagaagaggaggaagaagaggaagaggaggaggagttAGAAGAAGACGCCGTTGAGAGACTGAAGAATGAAATTGGCGAGGTGTATGATGATGATACAAGTCGCATCGCAGGCTTACAg GAAACTCTTGACGAGATCATGATCCCTCGGATGGAACTGAACGGAGGTCGCAAGCCTCACATTGTCCGCTTCACCCTTGAGCAGAGTCTGAGACCCGTCCAGGAGTTTAGAGAGAGTCTCTTTGAGAAGGTGTATCCTATCAGGGAGATGGTAGCTAGGAAGATGCTACAGATTGGTTATAAACATCAGTCAAGGTTTGGAAGATGGTGTCCTGTAAAGCTACTGGAAGGAGACTGTATACAACCAATGCAG GGTCACACCTACCCAACGTTCCCAGCAGTATACCGTCAGCACATTTACTTCATGTCTACCCCTCAAGCTAGAGAGGAGTTTGTCATGCATCCATTGAAGTATCTGAAGCAACCGTCTCCCAAGCCTGTTGTCCCTGTAAGGATGGCCATCATTGGACCACCAAAGTCTGGAAAAACTTCAT TGGCCAACCGATTTGCATCAGATTACGGTATGATGAGACTGTCTATCGGTGAAGCAGTCAGGTTTATCTTGACCCAACAACCCAAGACACAGCTAGCTAAACTTATCAATGCTCAGATCAAGAAGGGTATCCCGCTCCCTGATGAACTTGCCATACGAGCCCTAGAGGTCAATCTCCTTGATACGAGGTCATCGACCAGAGG CTACGTCCTTGATGGTTACCCAGTCTCCAAACACCAGGTTGATCTAATGACAGAGCACGGTATTATCCCAGTGGTTATTCTTGAGCTTAGTGTTGATAGCAGGGAACTCATGGTCAGAGGAATGAAAGATAGACATTCTTCAGAAAG gtTGTTACCGCTCCATGACAGCGCCCAGATCTTAGCTCTGAAGATTGCTGCCTGGCAGAAAGAGATTACTTCTGTGAGGGAGTATTATAAAGAGACTCATAAGAACTGGGTCAGTGTGACAGGAGAGAAGTCTAAGTGGTGGGTTTGGAACAGAGCTGCTGACCATTCTAAGGACAGCGTTCGTAGGATACAAGACTATCTGCAGAGGATATCAGAGG GCAAGGCAGCATCTATCGCTGACATGTGTATCACACCAAAGGAGTTCTTCTCCCGTCTTGGTGACTTTGGCCAGTACTGTCCAGTCAGCCTGGCCAAAGATGGTGAGCTGGTGGACTGCGCCGGACAGATCAACCTAGACAACGCTGCAGAATTCCGCGGTCGCTACTACAAGATGGAGAACCCTGAGAAGGTCAAGGAGTTCCTGGCCAGACCAGAACTCTATGTGCCACCTCAAGCTCCTAGAGCATTACCTCCTCCAGAGCTGCTGCCTAAGAGGAGAACAGCCATTGATGCTAAGAAGATGTTCCCTATGCAGATTGAGCTGCAGGGATACTGTCCTGTTACCTACCTGGATGGAAAGCTGAG GTATGAAGCAATCCTTCCAGGCAACCCGGATCTTATTGTGGAGTACAGGGAAAATATGTACTGCTTTGATTCTGAAGAAAAACTGCAGAAATTCATGAG GTATCCTGAGCGTTACTACAACCTGAAGTTACCTCACAAGTTACCACCCAGGAAGGACCCTCTCCTTGTGACCTCACTGCCTATGTTAGGTTATATGGAACAAACAATCTCAACTGCTATCACCAAGGCTCTTACTGCAACGGGCTGCTTCAAACCAAAGTTCCCCTTCGTCTCACCCTCAAGATCAGCGTTGCTATATCTGGCATTCCATCTCAAAG CGTACAACCCCAAGAGCTCCGACTATGTTCGCAAGAAGTACCGCAAGAAACTGGACCAGTTTGAGGAGCACTGTGAACTCATCCGTTACCTAGGCAACCAGATGGGACCACGATCTCGTAGTCCCAAAGAGCTTCCTATTGACTTTGATCACAAGATGCTTCTCTTTCTCAATCTAAAAGGACGAGAGCCTACACCATCAACATTGGTCGCTATGTAA